A segment of the Sulfitobacter sp. D7 genome:
GATTTTCAACCCCAAGGGCACGCGGGGCGAAGATCTGCTGGGACTGATCAGTTTCGACGACTTGCTTGAGCGGGGCCGGGCGCGGCTTTCGGGTCTCGCCGACGATCTGCGCGCGCGGCAGGCGGGGATCGAGCCCGACGACACGGCGATGATGGTCTTCACCTCCGGCTCCACCGGGCTGCCTAAGGCGGCTGAGATTTCCTATGGCAATATCCACGCGGGCGTCGGCGTGGCGCGTGACGTTTTCGGGGACTACCCGCCCGGGACGGATGTGCTGAGCTATCTGCCGCTGTGCCACATCGCCGAACAGGCGGTGACGGTGATCAACGGGCTGGCGCAGCAATTCGTGATGAATTTTGGCGAGAGCCTTCGGACCATCACCCTTGATCTGCGCGAAGTAGCGCCGCAGGTCTTCTTTGGCGTGCCGCGAATTTGGGAAAAGATGCAGGCGGGGGTGCTGGTGCAGGCGCAGACCGCGGGCCGGATCAAAGGGCCGATGACGCTGATGGCGCTGAAAGGCGCACAGCGGCGCGGCATGATCCGGCGCGACAAGTGGAGCGCGGGGGACCGCATGGCGCATGCCTTTTGGGATACGCTCGTCTACCGGCACATCCGCAGCTATCTGGGACTGGGGCGCACGAGTTTCGCGATCTCTGCCGCCGCGCCGATCAGCGCCGAGCTTCTGGGTTTTATGCGCGGCATCGGGGTCAATATCCGTGAGGCATGGGGCATGTCCGAAACCTCGGGCGTGGGCACGATCCAGAAATCATGGGGCCAATGCGACGGGCGCATCGGCTTTCCGGTCAGCGGCGTGCGCACCCGCATCGCCGAGGATGGCGAGGTGCTGTTCTCGGGCGGGACCATCTTCAAGGGTTATTACAAGAACCCCAAAGCCACCGCCGAGACCATTCAGGATGGCTGGCTGCACACGGGCGATGTGGGGCGCGAGGAGGCCGATGGCTCGATCACCCTGATCGACCGCAAGAAGGACATCATGATCAACGCGGCGGGCAAGAACCTTGCGCCCGCGCATATCGAGAATGTCATCAAGGCCAGCCCCTTCATCAAGGAGGTCGTGGCCGTTGCCGACAAGCGGCCCTATGTGACGGCGCTGGTGCAGATCGACATGGACACCGTGCGGCTCTGGGCCGAGGGGCAGGGGATTGCCTATACCACCTTCCGCTCGCTCGCTGAGCATCCCAAGGTGCAAGAATTGATCGACGCTGAGGTGGCCAAGCAGAACCGCGATCTGGCTCGGGTCGAGCAGGTCAAGAAGGTCTGGCTGATGCGCAAGGAGCTTGATCACGACGACGGAGAGGTGACGGCGACGATGAAGGTGCGCCGGGCCAAAATCTACGAACTCTACGGCGACCAGATCGAAGCGCTCTACGCTGCGTGAGGCTCAGAGCACGCCGATCTCGGCCAGAGCGCGGTTCAGCTCCACAGGCAGGTCCGCCTCGGCTTCGCGGCCCTCGGGCAGGTCGGGGGGCGCGTCCTCGGGTTTGAGGTAGCGCCAGCCTTGGAACGCGCGGCGCAGGCTGTTTTGGGTGCGGATGATCTCAGGGTCGAGCACGATGGCGCAGCGGCGGATGCCGTCCGCGCGGATGATTTCCTCCAGCCGGACAATGCGCTGGCGGGCTTGGATGACGCCTTTGATGACCCAATAGATCGAGCCGCCGTTGAGAATCTCGGCCTCGCGCTTGGGCCACATCCGCGTGACATGGCGCGGCAGACCATCCTTGGTCCGCACGTCCTTGCGCGCCTGCCATTTAGCGAGGCTCTCGACGCCTTCGGTGCCGACCGAAAGTTTGATTAGATTGATGTAGTTATCCAAAAGTTCCCCCGCACGGTTGCCTGAGAATGCGCCCCTATATAGTAGTTTCTCCTTCGGAGCTAGCAAGGTATTGTGGTAGGCTGAAGAATAAATTCCCGTAGATGTGCATTTTGGGCGTTGAGAAATTGGCCCTCCATGTTGTATCGATGCCAACTCTTAAGTCGCATTCGTGCTGCCCTCACGACTCAAAGGAACCGTTGTATGTCCCGCTTTACCGCCCCGATCGCCGAACAAATCTGGGATATGAAATACCGTTTTAAAGGGGCCGATGGCACCGCGAAAGACGTCACGGTAGAGGACACATGGCGCCGCATCGCCCGCGACCTCGCGCAGGTCGAATCGAAGGCGGATGTTTGGGAAGACAAGTTTTTCAACGCGCTGGAGGATTTCAAATACCTCCCCGCTGGCCGCATCACCGCAGGCGCGGGCACAGCGCGCCGCGTGACGCTGTTCAACTGCTTCGTCATGGGCACCGTGCCTGACAGCATGTCGGGTATCTTTGACATGCTGAAAGAGGCTGCATTGACCATGCAGCAGGGCGGGGGAATCGGTTATGATTTCTCGACCATCCGGCCACGCGGCGCGGATGTGCTGGGCGTCTCGGCAGATGCTTCCGGCCCGCTGTCCTTCATGGATGTCTGGGACGCAATGTGCCGCACTATCATGTCCGCAGGCTCGCGCCGCGGCGCGATGATGGCGACCATGCGCTGCGACCACCCGGATGTGGAGGATTTCATCGCCGCCAAATCCGACCCCGCGCGTTTGCGCATGTTCAACATGTCCGTGCTGGTCACCGACCCCTTCATGGAGGCTGTGAAGGCCGACGGCTCGTGGGACCTCGTTTTCGGCGGCAAGGTCTATAAGACCGTGCAGGCGCGGGACCTGTGGAACAAGATCATGCAGGCGACCTATGACTACGCCGAGCCGGGCGTGATCTTTATCGACCGCATCAATGCCGCCAACAATCTGAACTATTGCGAGACCATCGCCGCCACCAACCCCTGTGGCGAGCAGCCTCTGCCGCCCTATGGCGCCTGTCTGCTAGGTTCGATCAACCTCGCGCGTCTGGTCGCGCAGCCTTTCGAAGACGACGCCCATCTTGACCAAGATGCGATGAGCGAGCTTGTCGCCACCGCCGTCCGCATGATGGACAACGTCGTCGACGTGTCGAACTTCCCGCTGCCCGAACAGGCCGCTGAGGCGCAAAACAAGCGCCGCATTGGTCTGGGCGTCACCGGTCTTGCCGACGCGCTGCTGATGGTCGGCCTGCGCTATGGCTCAGACGAGGCGGCGGCCCAGACGGAAAGCTGGCTGAAGGCCATCGCGCGGGCCTCTTATTTGGCGAGCGTCGAGTTGGCGAAAGAGAAGGGGGCCTTCCCCCTCTTTGACGCGGAAAAATTCCTCGCCTCCGGCACCATGATGCAGATGGACGACGATGTGCGCGATGCGATCCGCGAACACGGCATCCGCAACGCGCTGCTAACCTCCATCGCGCCCACGGGCACGATCAGCCTTTATGCGGGCAACGTAAGCTCTGGGATCGAGCCGGTCTTTGCCTATGCCTACACCCGCAAGGTGCTGCAGAAAGATGGCAGCCGGACCGAGGAAGAGGTCGTCGACTACGCGGTGCAGATGTGGCGCGAGCTGAAGGGCGACACGCCACTGCCCGACTATTTCGTCAACGCCCAGACTCTGCCGCCTGCCGACCACGTCAAGATGCAGGCCGCGGCGCAGAAATGGATCGACAGTTCGATCTCCAAGACCATCAACTGCCCCGAAGATATCTCCTTCGATGCCTTCAAGGACGTCTATATGCAGGCGTGGGATACGGGCTGCAAAGGCTGCACCACCTACCGCCCCAACGACGTGACCGGTTCGGTCCTGAGCGTCTCGTCGGAGAAGACCGACAAGGCCCCCGCCGACAGCCCCGATCAGGTCAGCGAAGGCGGCGAGATCGTCTATATGTCCGACCCGCTGGACCGTCCGGCGGAACTGGAGGGCAACACCTACAAGGTCAAATGGCCCGACAGCGAACACGCGCTCTACATCACGATCAACGATATCGTGCTGAACGGCCACCGCCGCCCCTTTGAGGTCTTCATCAACTCCAAGAACATGGAGCATTTCGCCTGGACCGTGGCGCTGACGCGGATGGTCTCTGCCGTGTTCCGCCGTGGTGGTGACGTGTCCTTTGTGGTTGAGGAACTCAAGGCTGTCTTCGACCCGCGCGGTGGGGCGTGGATGCAGGGCAAATACATCCCCTCCATCCTCGCGGCCATCGGCGGCGTGATCGAGCGCCACATGATCGCCACCGGCTTCATCGCGGGCGAGGGCATGGGCCTGAAGACCGACCCGCAGGCGAAGGTCGTCGGCCTCGATGCGCCGCGTGGCAAGTCATGCCCGTCTTGCGGCCAGTTCGACATGCGAATGGTCGAGGGGTGCATGACTTGTGGGAGCTGTGGGCATAGTAAGTGTGGGTGATTTTTGGGGTGGTAGTTGTGTCAGTTGTCGGACACAGCAATAAGTGGCCATTGCGGCTGTTTTTTGACCTTTCGACCCACATCAAATGACCACTCTAAATCTCCCCAACATCTAAGTAACTGAAAAATAAAAACTTTCTGAATGCTGATCCGAAAAGGGTCGGCATTTTGCGTTATTGGGAGGGGTCAAGCGTGGAGGTTGACGGAGGCCGCTAGATGTTCCCATAACGTTCTCAAGGATCCGGATCCTCTCGATTAACCCAAGGCAGCCAAAAGCTGTCGGATGCTGGTCGCCAAGTTGTTGGTGAACCGGCCATGAGAGGACATCAAATGCCACGCATCAAATTCGCCGACGTCAGATTCCCGGACCCCAATGCCCCATCGGTCTTTGACATTGAACATCGGTTGAAGCAGCACTTGATCAAATTCCGAGAGAAGATGGGCAAATGCAAACCAGACAATCAAATCTCTGACCGAGATCGGCGCAATATTCTGCGGAAGATAGCAGCCTACAGGGATGCGACCTCTCGTAGATCGGGCATGGGCCATCTTGCTGACAAAGACCGCCACAGGTTGGAAGTGTTCCGCCACGGCGCAGAACTAATTTCTGTCGAATCCGAACACCGCGCCGATGAGATTGCTTCCGCCATCCATTCCGAGATGCCCTGGATGGCAGCAGCAACTGAGATGATCTGGCAGGACATGCGCTCCTCGGTTCGCAACGGTGATCTGGCACCGCGTTTGAGGCCGCTGCTCTTGGTGGGGCCACCCGGTATTGGGAAAACCTACTGGGCCCGCGCCTTGGCGCAGCATCTGATGGTGCCGACGTCAGTGATCGAAGCTACGGGCGAACCCGCATCATTCTCCGTCACTGGATCGCAACGTGGTTGGGGATCTGCAGGGCCAGGAAAGCCCTTGGAATCAATTATGGCCAGCGGTGTTGCGAACCCGGTTATCGTGGTTGATGAGATTGAGAAAGCTGGCACGGTCGAGTCCCTCAGGGGGCAACGGTTCAGTTTATCCGAAGGCCTTTTGCCATTTCTGGAGCGCTCGACGGCCAGCCAATGGTCTTGTCCCTACTTCCGGGTATCTTTTGATATGTCTTGGATCACATGGATCATGACTGCAAATAGCGTGGACGGGTTGCCCGCACCGTTTCTTAGCCGTTGCCCGCCCTTAAAAATCCCTCTGCTTTCAATGGAACATCTGCTTGGATTTGCAGATCGCTTGGGCGCAGATAGGAACCTCCCGCCCGAAGCCGTTGATGCCGTTAAGGAAGTCATTAAGGTCATTAAGGCTCCGCAGCCTATAAGCCTACGATCAGTCGCGAGAATGCTGGATTCTGTCGAGCAGGCTATCAACCGGCCACCATTACATTGAGCAAAAGAAACTGGGCGAGAGCCTAAGGAATTCGTCTGCCAAAATAACCAGCATCGCATGATGCTAATTCCAAAAGAGGCACTCCATGCCTTACAACGCTGGCTAAGGGTTGCGTGAGCTACCCCCCCCCCCGAAATTCGGACGCTGACGTAAGCTGCGATTTGTAGTCTGTTGATCTTCAACACGGAGGAGATCGACGATGTCGAAACGGAAACAACATCGCCCGGAGTTTAAGGCGAAGGTCGCATTAGAAGCGCTGAAGGGCGAAGAGACGGTCAGCGAATTGGCAAGCCGGTTTGGTGTGCATCCCACAATGATCCACCAATGGAAGCGTGCTTTGCTTGAAGGCGTGTTAGGCGTATTTGAGCGCGGCGGCCGGAAGGCCCAGAAGTCGATGAAGAACAGGTTAAAGATCTGCACGCCAAGATTGGGGAGTTGGCCGTCGCCGACGATTTTTTGGCCAGAAAGCTCAAACCTTGGACCGGCAAGTGAGGCGCAAGATGATTGAGCCAGACCTGCCAGGCCTTTCAATCGGCAAGCAATGCAAGTTGCTGTCGATCTCGCGATCGTCATTCTACTATGAGCCGAAGGGCGAGAGCGAAAAGAACCTTGATCTGATGCGCCTGATCGACAAGCAGTTTTTGGAGACGCCGTTCTATGGTGCGCGCCAGATGACCTGGCACTTGCGAAATGACGACCACCTCGTCAATGAGAAGCGGGTCAGACGCCTGATGCGGCTGATGGGCCTCATGCCGATTTACCAAAGACCAAACACGAGCAAGGCTGCCAAGGGTCACAAGATTTACCCCTACCTGCTGCGCGGGCTTCGGTTTGATCGCCCAAATCAGGTTTGGTGTACTGATATCACCTACCTGCCCATGCGACGCGGGTTCTTGTATCTGGTCGCGATCATGGACTGGCACACACGTAAGGTGCTGGCTTCGCGCATCTCGAACACACTGGAGGCTGAGTTCTGCGTCGATGCGCTAAACGAGGCCATCCACAAGTTCGGCGCGCCAGAGATCATGAATACCGTCCAGGGCAGCCAATTCACGTCATTTGCGTGGACAGATCGGCTGCGACGGTCAACTGTCCGTATCTCGATGGACGGCAAAGGCCGCTTCTTGGACAACATTTTTGTCGAACGACTGTGGCGGAGCCTGAAATACGAGTGCGTCTACTTACACGCATGGGAAACCGGAACTGAGGCAAAGGCTGGCGTTAGAAAATGGATCGAGTTCTACAATCACAAGCGACCACATTCTGCCCTTGGCGGACAGCCACCTGCCGTGGTCTATTGGAAGGGAATTGAAACAACCAACCCCGATCAGCAGGTGCAAAGAGCAGCTTAAACTACGCCAGATCTTGTCCAACTGTTGGGGAGTAGCT
Coding sequences within it:
- a CDS encoding AMP-dependent synthetase/ligase — encoded protein: MAFDEFKGDFAPLVRMVHHHAKNRPTGVAMRQKEFGIWNEITWEGLQEIMQATAAGLVDLGLNAGDHVGILSENRSEWVQAQFGINAAAGVVVGMYPTSPAAELEHLVNASDTTVLFIEDQEQLDKIKELGDRVPQLRQLVIFNPKGTRGEDLLGLISFDDLLERGRARLSGLADDLRARQAGIEPDDTAMMVFTSGSTGLPKAAEISYGNIHAGVGVARDVFGDYPPGTDVLSYLPLCHIAEQAVTVINGLAQQFVMNFGESLRTITLDLREVAPQVFFGVPRIWEKMQAGVLVQAQTAGRIKGPMTLMALKGAQRRGMIRRDKWSAGDRMAHAFWDTLVYRHIRSYLGLGRTSFAISAAAPISAELLGFMRGIGVNIREAWGMSETSGVGTIQKSWGQCDGRIGFPVSGVRTRIAEDGEVLFSGGTIFKGYYKNPKATAETIQDGWLHTGDVGREEADGSITLIDRKKDIMINAAGKNLAPAHIENVIKASPFIKEVVAVADKRPYVTALVQIDMDTVRLWAEGQGIAYTTFRSLAEHPKVQELIDAEVAKQNRDLARVEQVKKVWLMRKELDHDDGEVTATMKVRRAKIYELYGDQIEALYAA
- a CDS encoding adenosylcobalamin-dependent ribonucleoside-diphosphate reductase, which codes for MSRFTAPIAEQIWDMKYRFKGADGTAKDVTVEDTWRRIARDLAQVESKADVWEDKFFNALEDFKYLPAGRITAGAGTARRVTLFNCFVMGTVPDSMSGIFDMLKEAALTMQQGGGIGYDFSTIRPRGADVLGVSADASGPLSFMDVWDAMCRTIMSAGSRRGAMMATMRCDHPDVEDFIAAKSDPARLRMFNMSVLVTDPFMEAVKADGSWDLVFGGKVYKTVQARDLWNKIMQATYDYAEPGVIFIDRINAANNLNYCETIAATNPCGEQPLPPYGACLLGSINLARLVAQPFEDDAHLDQDAMSELVATAVRMMDNVVDVSNFPLPEQAAEAQNKRRIGLGVTGLADALLMVGLRYGSDEAAAQTESWLKAIARASYLASVELAKEKGAFPLFDAEKFLASGTMMQMDDDVRDAIREHGIRNALLTSIAPTGTISLYAGNVSSGIEPVFAYAYTRKVLQKDGSRTEEEVVDYAVQMWRELKGDTPLPDYFVNAQTLPPADHVKMQAAAQKWIDSSISKTINCPEDISFDAFKDVYMQAWDTGCKGCTTYRPNDVTGSVLSVSSEKTDKAPADSPDQVSEGGEIVYMSDPLDRPAELEGNTYKVKWPDSEHALYITINDIVLNGHRRPFEVFINSKNMEHFAWTVALTRMVSAVFRRGGDVSFVVEELKAVFDPRGGAWMQGKYIPSILAAIGGVIERHMIATGFIAGEGMGLKTDPQAKVVGLDAPRGKSCPSCGQFDMRMVEGCMTCGSCGHSKCG
- a CDS encoding AAA family ATPase — its product is MPRIKFADVRFPDPNAPSVFDIEHRLKQHLIKFREKMGKCKPDNQISDRDRRNILRKIAAYRDATSRRSGMGHLADKDRHRLEVFRHGAELISVESEHRADEIASAIHSEMPWMAAATEMIWQDMRSSVRNGDLAPRLRPLLLVGPPGIGKTYWARALAQHLMVPTSVIEATGEPASFSVTGSQRGWGSAGPGKPLESIMASGVANPVIVVDEIEKAGTVESLRGQRFSLSEGLLPFLERSTASQWSCPYFRVSFDMSWITWIMTANSVDGLPAPFLSRCPPLKIPLLSMEHLLGFADRLGADRNLPPEAVDAVKEVIKVIKAPQPISLRSVARMLDSVEQAINRPPLH
- a CDS encoding DUF1489 family protein, with translation MDNYINLIKLSVGTEGVESLAKWQARKDVRTKDGLPRHVTRMWPKREAEILNGGSIYWVIKGVIQARQRIVRLEEIIRADGIRRCAIVLDPEIIRTQNSLRRAFQGWRYLKPEDAPPDLPEGREAEADLPVELNRALAEIGVL